Genomic window (Catenulispora sp. MAP5-51):
TCGGAGGACCTGTGAGCCCCGTCACACCGATCTTCACCGACCTCGTCCGCGTAGAGACCCGCCTCTACAACGCACTGAGCGCCCGCCTGCGCGACGAGCGGGACGTCACCCTCGGCCAGTTCGAGTTCCTGGAGCTCATCGACCGCATCCCGGGCTGCCGCGTCCTCGACATCGTCGCCGACGTCGCGATCACCGTCGGCGCCGTCAGCAAGGCCGTGGACCGCCTGGTAGCCGCCGGCTGGGTCGTCCGCATCCCGCACCCCCAGGACCGCCGCTCCTCGGTACTACGCCTCACCCCCGAGGGCGAGAAGACACTGTCCGCGTGCCGACCGATCGTCGAGGACGAACTCGCCGCGCTCACGGCCTCGGTTCCGAAGGCTGACCTGGCGAAGGTGGGCGCGACGATGGCCGCGCTGCGGGCGACGCTCGAGGCGGGGTCTACGGGTCAGCAGAGCTGAGGGAAGTGCCCAAAGTGCGGCTCAACGTCTGCCAGTCGCCATCCCATTCCCGAGCGCACAGCTCCGATGCTGCTCCCGCGGTCGTCAGATAATCTCCCCCTACGAACGCCAACCGACCATCGATCAGGACGTGCCGCCGTGACGCCAACCGGTCCGGCTTCGGGGAGCCCAGGCAAAGAGTCAGGTAAGGAACCCGCCGACATCACGGCGGATCTACAGCGCCGCATCGCCGACGGCGAGTACCCCGCCGGCCGGCGGCTGCCCAGCGAACAGGCGCTCGCTGACGCGTACGCCACCACGCGGGCCCGCGTGCGTACCGCGCTGGCGGCGCTCGCGCGGCGCGGTGTGCTGGTGTCGCGGCCGAATTCCGGGTGGGTCGTGCAGGCCGGGCACCAGGTGCAGACGGTGGGGGAGCTGCGTTCGTTTTCGCGGTGGGCGACTGAGCAGGGGCGCGAGTTCGGCAGTCTGATCGTGGGTCGGGAGACCTCTGGTGCGACCGCGCGGGAGGCGCGGTTGCTCGGGATCGGGCTCGGCGAGGAGGTCCTGCGCTTCGTCCGGGTGCGGACGCTCGATGGCCGGCCGGCCATGGTCGAGCGGTCCACCTGGGCGCCGTGGGTGGTGCCGGTGGTCGGCGGGCTGCCCGATGATGTGCCCTCCATCTTCGACGCCTTCGACGCCGCCGGGATCCCGGTCCTGCTTGGCGCGCACCGGATCGAGGCGATCGCCGCCTCCAGCTCCGATGCGCAGCTGCTGGCCGTTCGGCGGTCGAGTCCGCTGCTGCAGGTCAGCAGGACGAGCGTGACTCGCGTCGGGCAGGTGGTCGAGGTCGCTGTGGACCGCTACGCGGCCGACGCGGTGGCCTTCGACGTCCGGGCCGGCGATGCCACGCGGACGTTGCCCTCGCCGCGCGACTGACCACGGCTGGTAGCCGGCGCGGCCCGCCTGGTAGCCGGCGCGGCCCAGTGCGCGCAGTCGGCGATCGGATCCGGGCGGCGCGGCGTCGGATCCATGATGCGACGGGCCCAGTTCACAGCCCATTCACCTGGGGCGCTTTTCATCGGCGGCTGTAAGCCCGTGCCAGCTCACCCCGCACCAGGAGTGTCCGATGACCACCGACCACGAGCCGTCCCGGTCCGAGCGCGTCCAGCCGGGAGTCCAAGGGATACAGGGAGCCCAGGGAGCCCAGGGCGTCCAGGCAATGCAGGGCGTCCAGGTCCCGGAATCGATCCTGCGATCGGGGCTGTCCCGGCGCGGCATGCTCAAGGCGATGGGGCTGTTCGGCGGCGTGACCGTCGCCGGCGGCGGGGCCGCGGCCTGGGCCGCGACCGACGCCACAGGCACGACCAGCCCCGCCGCCGGCTCCGCGGGAACGTCCGGGGCGGCCTACGCCCTGCCCGAGGGCTTCGCCGGCAGCATGGCCGACCTCAAGCACGTCGTGATCCTGATGCAGGAGAACCGTGCGTTCGACCACTACTACGGCGCGATGCCCGGTGTGCGCGGCTTCAACGACAAGCAGGCCCTGCGCTTCCAGAACGGCACCGACGTCTTCTCCCAGCCCAGCGGCTCCGGCGTGGTCAAGCCGACCCACGTCACCACCGTCGCCCAGACGACGACCGGCCTGGACCACGGCTACGGTTCGGGCACCTCGGCGTGGAACGGCGGCCGCTACAACAACTGGGTGCCCGCCAAGGGCAGCGCGACCATGAACCACCTCACCGGCGACGAGATCCCGTGGCAGTGGTCGGTGGCCAGCAACTACACGCTCTGCGACAACTACCACTGCTCGATCATGGGCCCGACGACGCCGAACCGTCTCTACCTGTGGACCGGCACCTCGGACGGCGTCACCGCCAACGGCGGCGAGACCTCGGGCAACCGGGGCTGGCAGACCTACCCCGAGGCGCTCCAGAACGCCGGCGTCTCCTGGCGCGTCTACAGCGACAACAACAACGGCGACGGCTGGCGCGGCGACTACGAGGACAGCCCGATCCGCGGCTTCGCCACCTTCACCCCGAGCGCGGCGAACCTCGCCGACCCGGTGAAGACCGCGCCCGGCACCGGCCTGGTCTGGCGCGCCAACTCCTTCCCGTACGCGCCCGACGGCCTGCCGAACGACGACAGCGACACCAACCTCAACGGCGTCCTGAAGGACTTCATCGCCGCCTGCGCTCCCGGTGCCCAGCACCCGCTGCCGCAGGTCTCCTGGATCGTCGCGCCGTACGAGTGGTCCGAGCACCCCTCGGCGAATCCCGAGCACGGCGCCCGCTACACCGACCGCGTGATCCAGGCTCTGCAGAGCAACCCCGACATCTGGAACCACACGCTGCTGATCCTCAACTTCGACGAGAACGACGGCTACTTCGACCACGTGCTGCCGCCGTTCGCGGAGCCGGGCACCACGGACGAGTACTCCGGCAGCACCCCGCTCGGCTACGGCGCGCGCGTCCCGATGATGCTGGTCTCGCCGTGGACCCGGGGCGGCTGGGTCAACTCGGAGGTCTTCGACCACACCTCGGTCATCCGCTTCCTCGAAGTGTGGACGGCCTCGCTGGGCACCCCGGCGCAGAGCACGACCATCACGGGCTGGCGCCGCGCCATCAGCGGCGACCTGACGAGCGCGATCGACTTCGCGCACCCGGTCCTGGGCACGCCGTCGCTGCCGGACACCGCGGCGCTGGTCGCGATCGCCCGGGCCGGCGGCACGATCGCGACCCAGGTGCCCGCCGACGACCAGTGGAACGACTACCCGCCGCTGCGTCCGCGTCCGCTGTCCTTCCACGCGCACAGCACGTTCTCCGAGGACCGCGCCACCGGTCTGGTGACCGCGAACATGAGCCTGGCCGGCGGCCCGGCGGGCAAGGGCGTGAGCCTGCAGGTGTTCCCCGACAAGTACAAGGCGTTCACCAACACGCCGTTCACGGTGAGCGCCGCCGCACCGCGCTCCTACACCTGGGACGCCTCGGCGTATCAGGGCCGATACGCGTTCTCCATCTACGGTCCGGACGGCTTCGTCCGCTCCCACGCCGGCACGGTGCTGCCCGCCGGGCAGAACAACACCGGCGTGCCGCGGGTGGACGTCGCACTCGTCACCGGCGCCGCCCCGACGGTGGCGATCACGCTGCACAACGACGGCCTCCAGCAGGTCCACTACACCCTGACCGCCAACGACCACGTCGGCGGCACCCAGAGCTACTGGGTCGCGCCGGGCCAGTCCGCGAAGGTCTCCTGGCCCACCGCCGACGGCTACTACGACGTGGTCATGACGGCCGACACCGGCACCGGCTGGAACCACCGGTACGCCGGGCGTATCGCCCAGCCTGCCAGTTGACACAGCCCGCCATCTGACCCCGCTGACTGCGCCGACACCCTGCTGACTGCGCCGACTTCTCTTTCTTGGAGCGCTCCATGGCCGTCCGGCCGCATGCTTTGCTCTCGACCGTCCTAGCGGTCGCGGGACTGGCTCTCAGCCTGACCCCGACCGCGTCCGCCGACCCGACCCACGACTCGCGCGACGCCGTCCTGCCGATCGTGTCCTACGACTTCGACAACGCCTCGGGCGCGACCGTCGCCGACCGCTCGGGCCACGGCAACGACGGCACCTGGACCGGCACCCCGGCCTACGCCCCCGGCGTGTCGGGTACGGCGCTGCACATCAGCGCCGGCAAGAACTTCCTGACGCTGCCCAAGGTGGCCGGCCAGACCGACGGCGCGGGCAGCTTCTCCTTCGAGACCTGGTGGTACGACACCACCTCGACGGCCGACGCCCCGCTGGTCGCGAACCAGAACTTCGCCTCCTGCGCCAACACCGGCTTCGCCTTCTACCACCTCAGCGGCACCTACCAGCAGCGCTCGTGCTTCGGCGTCGGCGGCACGCGGACCTACAGCACCACCCGCACCACCTCGATCCAGAACGGCTGGCACTACCTGGCCGTGGTCGAGGACGCCACCGCGCACACCTACAACTACTACGTGGACGGCGCTCTGTTCTCGTCCACGCCGACGATCTCCGGGACCACCGCCGCGAACTTCGACTCCGGCAACCCGATCCGCATCGGCCAGGACGGCACCGGCTCCTACAGCGCCGCCGACGACGCGCTCGTCGACGACTTCACCTACTACAACCAGGCCATCGGCGCCGACCAGATCGCCGCCGACTACGCCGCGACCAACCCGGCGACCCACTTCCCGGTGACCGTCACCGGCGACGGCCACGGTTCCGGGACGGCTTCGGTCCTGGCGCCCGCCGCCGGCGTGACCGACACGCTGACCGCGACGCCGGCCGCCGGCTACACGTTCAACACCTGGGTCCCGGTGACGCCGTCCACCCTGACGGTCGGCAGCGACGGCACCTTCACCGCGCCGGGCAGTCCGGTCACGGTCCAGGCCACGTTCACGCCGAACACCTACACCGTCGCCTACAACGGCGACGGCGCGGACGGCGGCTCGACGGCATCGCAGAAGATGACCTACGACCAGGCCGCGCCGCTGACCGCCAACGGTTTCACGTTCACGGGCAAGCAGTTCATCGGCTGGAGCACCACGCCGAGCGGCTCGCCGACCTACGCCGACCAGGCGAGCGTCAAGAACCTCACCGCTTCCGCCGGCGGAACCGTGACCCTCTACGCCCGGTGGGCGCCTGCGGGGTCCTTCCAGGTGACCGAGACCGGCGACAGCCACGTCGCGGTGAGTTCGACCTCTGATGCGACGGCCGGCTGGGTCGCCCCCGGATCCGCCGTCGCGCTGACCGCGACCCCCGCGACCGGCTATTCCTCGGCCTGGCAGGTCGTCTCCCCGGCCGGGCTGACGATCGCCGCAGACGGGACCTTCACGATGCCCTCCGGGAACGTGGTCCTCAAGGCCGCCTCGTCGGCGAATCAGTACTCTGTCGCCTTCGACGGCAACGGTGCCACCGCCGGGACGACCGGGTCGCAGCAGCTCACCTACGACCAGCCCGCCGCGCTCACCGCGAACGGCTTCAGCCGCACCGGCTACGGCTTCCTGGGCTGGGCGACCTCGCCGACCGGCAAGGTCGCGTATGCCGGCGGCCAGAATGTCAGCAACCTGATCTCGACGTCCGGCGGGACGGTCACCCTCTACGCGGTCTGGGGCCGCCTGCGTGCCGTCGGCGACACCGTCGCCCCGGTGGTCTCCTACGACTTCAGCACCGACAAGAACGGCGCCGTCACCGACAGCTCCGGCCAGGGCAACGACGGCGTGTGGAAGGGCACTGCGACGTACGGCAAGGGCTATGCGGGTCTGGCCGCGCACGTCAGCAGCGGGAGCAACTTCGTGCAGCTGCCGAAGGTGGCCGGCCTGACCGACGGCTCGGGCAGCTTCTCGTTCTCCACGTGGTGGGGCGAGTACGGCGAGACCTCCGACACGACGCTGGTGAGCAACCAGGACGCCAGTGCCTGCTACGACGCCGGGATCTCGCTCTACCACATCTCCGGTACCTCGACGACGCGTACTTGCTGGGGCCAGCCGGTCAACGTCACGCGTCAGTACTCTGCGACGAGCCCGACCGCGCTGCAGGGCGACTGGCACTACCTCACCGTGGTGGTCGACCGCTCGGCGCAGACGATGAGCTACTACATCGACGGCGCGCTGTTCACCACCTCCTCGGCGGGCCAGATCACCTCGGCGACGAACTTCAACTCCGGGCTGCCGTTCACGATCGGCCAGGACGGCACCGGCGCCTACCCGGCGTCCGTGGACGCGCTCGTCGACGACTTCGACTTCTACAACCAGGCGCTGACTCCGGCCCAGATCGCCAACGACTACACCGCCACCAAGCCCGCCGCGACCGCGCTGCCCGACGAGTCGACGGTCGACGTCCAGCCGCCGGTGTCGACCGTGGCCGCGGGCTTCGTCACCGACACCTTCCACGCGCCGCAGGTCCGGGTGAACGCGCCGGTCTCGCAGCCGCTGGCCGCGCTGTGGAACGGCAACGCCGTCACCTCGTACACGAAGACCGGCGGCGACTCCTGGCTCAGCGTCGACGCGCACGGCGTGGTGAGCGGCACGGCGCCGGGCACCGCGCCTCAGCACCCCGGCACGATCACGGTGCAGGCCACCGACGGGACCGTGACGTCCTCGATCACCGTCGAGGTCCCGGTCCTCGCCGCCGGCGACGCCCCGCAGCTGGCCACCGCGACCTGGAACCTGTGGGACGCCGGCACGCATGTGGACGACGCGCAGCTGAAGGATCTGACGGTCATCGCCTCCGACGGCCTGGACGTCATCGGGGTCCAGGAGGACGGCGGGACTGTCGCGCACCAGCTGGCGCAGGCGCTCGGCTGGTACGACTACGAGGGAGCCGGCGGTCTCGGGATCGTGTCGGCGTATCCGATCTCCATGTCGGGTGTCGTTGCCGCGACCACCGCCAGTCCCGCGATCGGTGTGACGGTCAACGTCGGCGGCCGGAACGTCCGGGTGTGGGACGCGGCGCTCGATGAGAGTGCCTATGGCCCGGAACAGGCTTGCGCCACAGCCGGAACGACCGCTTCGGCGATCGTGGCCGCGGAGCAGGCGAGCACGCGCTACGCGCAGGCCAAGGCGATCGCCGGTGCGATCGCTCCCGATGTCGCCGCGGCCGGTGCCACTCCGGTGTTGTTCCTCGGCGATCTCGCTTCCCCGTCGTCCGCTGACTGGACCGCTGCTACTGCCGCCTCGCATTGCGGGATCGGCGCTGTCACCTGGCCGGTGCCGGACGCGCTGAGGGGAGCGGGCCTGACGGACTCGTTCCGCGCGGCCAACCCCGACCCGGCGGCCGTCCCCGGGAACACCTGGTCGCCGATCGTGTCGACCAACCCGGCCACCGGTGCCACCGAGCCGCACGACCGGATCGACTACGTCGACTACGCCGGTGCTGACGTGCATGTGCTCGGCTCCAACACCCTGGTGGCCGGTTGGCCGTCGGCGACGAACGTCAACGCGAACGCGTGGACCAGCGACCACACCGCGGTCGTGACCGCCTTGACCCTGGGCAGCCCACTGCCCGCGACGCCGGCGCCGGTGGTCAGCGTCGCCAAGAACTCGTTGGCCTACCAGGCCGGTCACGGCCCCAGCACCGATGACTTGGCCGGCGCGATCGGTGCCACGTCGGACACCTCCGGCGCGAGCATCGCCGTGGACTCGAGCCACGTCGACTTCGGCGCGGTCGGGTACTACACCGTGCTGGTGACCGCGTCCCAGGGCGGCTACGTCTCCGATCCGGTGGCGGTGACCGTCCAGGTGGTGCCGGTCGTGACCATCACAGTGGCTCAGAACTCTGTCTCGGTCGCCGGTCCCGGCCTGACCCAGGCGGCGGTGCTCGACGGTCTGGTCGGCGCGCTCAATGTGCACGGCACGATCAACGCCGATCTGTCGCACGTCAACGCGGGTGTGGTCGGCAGCTACCCGGTGACCGTGACCGGCACCGACGACTACGGCTTCACGGCGACGGCTTCGGCGACGGTGGTCATCACGTCGCCCGACGCGCCGCCGGTCGTGACCACGGCGGTCACCCCCGGTGCGGCGGACGGCCAGAACGGTTGGTACGTCTCGGGTCCGACGATCGCGGCCGCCGCGACCGGCGACACCGCCGGCGCCGCGCCGAGCATCGAGTACCAGAGCGGCGACGGGAGCTGGACGCCGTACACCGCGCCGGTGGCGGTGCCGGACGGCGACTGGACGTATCAGTTCCGTGCGACGGACGGCGCGGGCGTGACGTCGGCCCCGGTCTCGGTGCCGGTGCGGGTCGACCGCGCCGCGCCGGCCACGACCGCGTCCTTCGCCCCCGGCGCGACCATCATCGCGCCGGTGACGGTGACCCTCACCGCCGCCGACGCCATCTCGGGCGTGGCGGGGACGCAGTACCAGATCGGGAGCGGCGCCTGGACGGCGTACACGCAGCCCTTCACGGTGACGCCGACCTTCGCCGACCAGACCGTCTCCTACCGGTCGACGGACGTGGCTGGCAACGTCGAGGCGACCGGCCACCTGGTGATCCCGGCCATCACCCCGATCCCGCCGACGATCACCACCACCGCCACCTCCCCGCAGTACGGCACGGCCGCGGTGGTGAAGGTGACGGTCAGCTCCCCGGGCCTGCCCGCCACCGGCACGATCACCCTCACCGAGGGAACCACCCCGCGCGGCACCGCCACCCTGGCGACCGACGGCACGGCCACCTTCACCCTGCCGCCCGGCCTGGCGGCCGGGACCCACGTCCTGTCGGCGGGCTACTCGGGCAGCAACCTGCTCACCCCGGAGTACCAGACCCTGACCGTGACGGTCACCCTGCCGCAGGCATGGAGTCCGTCAGCGGTCTACAACACCGGAGCGAAGGTCTCCTACCAGGGCAACGAGTACACGGCCTCCTACTACACGAAGAACGAGACCCCCGGCAGCCCCACCGGTGCCTGGCAGGAGATCATCCTGACCGAGGCCGGCACGGCGGTCTGGACGCCCTCGCGCATCTTCACCACCGGCGACCTGGCGGTGTACCAGGGCAAGACCTTCAAGGCGGGCTGGTACACCCGCAACCAGCAGCCCGGCGACCCCACCGGCCCCTGGCAGGAGCAGGCTCCGCCCGGGCCGAACGGAATCGCACCCTGGACGCCGACCACGATCTACAACAGCGGTGACCAGGTGACGTATCAGGGCACGGTCTACCGTGCGCAGTGGTACACGCGGGACCAGGTTCCGGGGGCTGCTGGCGGCCCTTGGAAGAAGGTCGGGTAGGTGGCTTAGAACAACCATGAGTTCGGCCGGGTTCCGTTACGGAGCCCGGCCGAACTCTTTGGTGGACGTTCGCCCTCAGGCCTGGCGGGCTTCGGCTATCTGGGCCGGGACGGCTCCGAGCCACCACGTGGGATTGGCCGTGCCGTCAGTGGTGCGGCCGTCGGCGTGGACGTAGTGCCGCACGTCGCGGCCGGGCTCGCGGAACTCGCCGTCCAGGGCGCGGGCGATCCACTCCGCACCGAAGCGGAAGATTTCGGCGGCGACGCCTCCCAGCGGGTGGAATTCGCCCTCGTAGACCCGCATCTCCTTGGGCGCGCGGATCCGCTCGTAAGAGGCGAGGGCCTGCTCCAGCTGGGTCAGTTCGTCGAACTCGCCGATTCCGTACAGGACCGGGCATGCGATCTCCCGGACGAGCTCGCCGAGAGGCATGCGGAAGACCAGTTCGCGGTCGAAGGCCTCCTCGTCGGAGTAGCCCGCCATGTACATGTAGTTGTTCTTGAAGGTGGGCTGGGCGCGCTCGAAGATCGTGGCGAAGTCGCCGGTCACCGCCTCGAAGGCGGCCAGCGCGGCGAGCCGGCGGTCGGTGGCGGCGGCGCGCGAACCCCAATAGCCGCTCATCGAGATCCCGAACATGCCGATCCGGTCCGGGTCGACCTGCGGCAGCGCGGCCAGGTGGTCGATGTAGCGGCTGATCGCCCGCTCGTAGTTGGCCAGATCCACGGTGAGCCCGCCGGCCCGGGTCTCGCCCTGCCCCGGACCTTCGATGGACAGCGCGACGATCCCCCTCGAGGTGTAGTACCGCTCGGCGGCGTAGATGTAGTCCTCCTTGATCATGTCCATCCCCGGCCCGAGGATCACTGCCGGCACGCCTTGGACCTCCCCGGCCGGCAGGTGGAGCAGGCCGAAGATCTGGCCGCCCTCGAAGTCCAGCACCACCCGCCGCACCCGGCCGTCGCGCAGCGCGCCCAGGCGGTCCACACAGTGGTTCGCGTGCTCGCGGAAGGCCAGCTTGCGCGGGTCGGCGGCATCGAAGATCGAATACTGGGCCCGCCCCCACATCACGGCAGCGCGCACGTACAGGTCGGCCGCGGTCTGAGCGAAACCACCCCGCTCATGGTGGGCGGCGCGCGCCTCGGTCTGCCCGGCCACGGTGGCCCACGCCTTGGGCAGCATGGCCCCGCTCCGCACCAGGTCGAAGACCTTGTCGAAGTCGGTGTGGTCGTGGCCGAGCTGCTCCAGCGTCCCCTTCGCCTGAGGGTGCAGCGCGTCGAAACCGCCCTGGGCGAGAGCGATGTCCAGGGCCCAGGTCTGTCCGGTCGAGCGAATGGTCATGACGGATGTCCTCTCGGGATCGGTACCCGGCGAAAGTGCCTAAGTACTTAATCATTAAGTACTTAGGCTAAGCTCGGTGTCAACTCGCCCTCGATCCGCACCCCTGAGGTCCACCCCATGCCCAAGCCGCAACCCGCCGCCGCCCGCGATCAAGCACTCGATCACCTTGCCCGCGCCGCCTACAGCCTCAGCGCCGCCGACTCCCGCCTGCGCGGCCGCGCCACTCGCACCCCCGGAGCCCTCTCCCTCACCCACGCACGAGCCCTCCGGGCCCTCGCCGAGGCCGGCCCGCAGTCGATCAGCCAACTGGCCGCGGCCACCGAGACCACCGGAGCCGCGACCACCCAACTGGTCAACGGCCTCGTCGCAGCCGACTACGTAACGCGCGAACGCACCCCGGGCGACAAGAGATCAGTCCTCGTCACCCTCACCGCCGCAGGCCGGCACCGCCACAACGAACGCCAGGCGCTCCTCACCCAGGCACTGGACACCGCGCTCGCCGACCACGACGCGGCCGCGTTGAACAGCGCGACCGATGTGCTGCGGACGCTGGCCGCCATCTACGACGAACTCTGATGAGAAGCAGGCCGCACGCGCGACGGCTTTTCGCCGTCACGCATGCGGCCCCTTGGTCCCAGCCGGTGTCTCAGGAGATGCCGATGACGTTCAAGGTCGGTGTGGACGACGAAGGCGTCGACGGGGTCGAGACGGCGAACAACTCGGACCCGGACTGGTTCCAGGCCAGCCCGTAGACGCCGGAGCCGCTGACTTGGTACGTGCCGGTCGGGTTCGAGGTGCCGGGCTGGAACAGGTAGACCGACGGGCTCGCGTCGGCCACGCCGATGGCGATGGCGCCGTTCGCGGGAGCGACGGCTACGGAGTTCGGGTACGCGCCGGTCTGGTAGGTGGCGTTCTCGGTCATGCCGTTGAGCGTGAGCTCGCTGCCGTGGTAGGGCCACCCGCACGCCGTGACGACGCCGGCGCCGTCAGCGGTGACGGCCAACTGCGAGAGGTTCTCGCACCCGTCCGACTGCGACCAGGGGTTGGACTTCGCCAAGGGCACCGGCGCACCGGTCGAGACGTCGAAGGACTCGACGACCGACGGGCTCATCCCGCTGTCGCCGGCGACGAGGACATTCGGCGCGCTGGGCGAGGCGGCGAGAACGGGGGCGTTGTAGAACGTCGACTCGGCGGTCGTGGCGACGGTAAGTGCCGCGGGATCGAGCACCCCGATCCCGGACTGGCCCGAAGCGCCGTAGCTGAACCAGATGTCGTGGCCGACGACGGCCAGATGCCGCGCATCATGGCCGGTCCCGGTGAAATAGAGGGCCACCTCCTGCAACGTGGAGGTGTTGACCGCGGCGATCTCGTCAGTCCCGCCGATCGCGGCGTAGAGGATGCCGTCCCCCTGCGACAGCGCCAGCGCGGTCGCCCCGTCGAGCGAGGAGAGCGTACTGACCGGCTGGCCGGCGAAGTCGGCGACCGCGACCGGATCGGCCCCGGCCCCGGAGACGAAGACCTGGTGATGGGCGGAGTCGGCGACGATGGAGGAGAACCCGCTCAACGGGAGCGCGACGGCGCTCGTCGGACCGCTGGCGGCCACGGCCGGGCCGGCCAACGCGGTGAAGAGGATGGCCGCAGTGGCGGCGCTGAGGGCTCCTGCGGACTTGAATCGCATACCCAAGACAGACTCGATACCTTCCGTGCGAGTGACGCGTTCGCCGTGCCACCCACGGCCGGATCCGACCCGAGCGGCGGCGGCGTGACGCTTCGACCTGTCCTTGCGAATCCACGCTATTCGCAGTGGTCTGATATGGCGAAGGGTTTTTCGAAGGTGCGTTCGAGCCGCCACGGCCTTGGGCGTATCGGCCGGCGCGTACGTGGCTTCGACGGCGGGCGTCTCCATGTCACCGTGTCGCTGCTTGGCGATGAACGTGGTCAGGCGCTGGCGTACGAACGGAGACAGTGCCACTGCTCTTGTCCGGCGGCCGAGGCCCAGCCACTTTCCGGCGACTGCGCCGTCGGCGATCACCAGCGTGCCGCGCGGAGTGAGCGCTCTGCGCAGCCGCGACAAGCTGCTGTCG
Coding sequences:
- a CDS encoding MarR family winged helix-turn-helix transcriptional regulator, which encodes MSPVTPIFTDLVRVETRLYNALSARLRDERDVTLGQFEFLELIDRIPGCRVLDIVADVAITVGAVSKAVDRLVAAGWVVRIPHPQDRRSSVLRLTPEGEKTLSACRPIVEDELAALTASVPKADLAKVGATMAALRATLEAGSTGQQS
- a CDS encoding GntR family transcriptional regulator; amino-acid sequence: MTPTGPASGSPGKESGKEPADITADLQRRIADGEYPAGRRLPSEQALADAYATTRARVRTALAALARRGVLVSRPNSGWVVQAGHQVQTVGELRSFSRWATEQGREFGSLIVGRETSGATAREARLLGIGLGEEVLRFVRVRTLDGRPAMVERSTWAPWVVPVVGGLPDDVPSIFDAFDAAGIPVLLGAHRIEAIAASSSDAQLLAVRRSSPLLQVSRTSVTRVGQVVEVAVDRYAADAVAFDVRAGDATRTLPSPRD
- a CDS encoding alkaline phosphatase family protein, which encodes MTTDHEPSRSERVQPGVQGIQGAQGAQGVQAMQGVQVPESILRSGLSRRGMLKAMGLFGGVTVAGGGAAAWAATDATGTTSPAAGSAGTSGAAYALPEGFAGSMADLKHVVILMQENRAFDHYYGAMPGVRGFNDKQALRFQNGTDVFSQPSGSGVVKPTHVTTVAQTTTGLDHGYGSGTSAWNGGRYNNWVPAKGSATMNHLTGDEIPWQWSVASNYTLCDNYHCSIMGPTTPNRLYLWTGTSDGVTANGGETSGNRGWQTYPEALQNAGVSWRVYSDNNNGDGWRGDYEDSPIRGFATFTPSAANLADPVKTAPGTGLVWRANSFPYAPDGLPNDDSDTNLNGVLKDFIAACAPGAQHPLPQVSWIVAPYEWSEHPSANPEHGARYTDRVIQALQSNPDIWNHTLLILNFDENDGYFDHVLPPFAEPGTTDEYSGSTPLGYGARVPMMLVSPWTRGGWVNSEVFDHTSVIRFLEVWTASLGTPAQSTTITGWRRAISGDLTSAIDFAHPVLGTPSLPDTAALVAIARAGGTIATQVPADDQWNDYPPLRPRPLSFHAHSTFSEDRATGLVTANMSLAGGPAGKGVSLQVFPDKYKAFTNTPFTVSAAAPRSYTWDASAYQGRYAFSIYGPDGFVRSHAGTVLPAGQNNTGVPRVDVALVTGAAPTVAITLHNDGLQQVHYTLTANDHVGGTQSYWVAPGQSAKVSWPTADGYYDVVMTADTGTGWNHRYAGRIAQPAS
- a CDS encoding carbohydrate-binding protein codes for the protein MAVRPHALLSTVLAVAGLALSLTPTASADPTHDSRDAVLPIVSYDFDNASGATVADRSGHGNDGTWTGTPAYAPGVSGTALHISAGKNFLTLPKVAGQTDGAGSFSFETWWYDTTSTADAPLVANQNFASCANTGFAFYHLSGTYQQRSCFGVGGTRTYSTTRTTSIQNGWHYLAVVEDATAHTYNYYVDGALFSSTPTISGTTAANFDSGNPIRIGQDGTGSYSAADDALVDDFTYYNQAIGADQIAADYAATNPATHFPVTVTGDGHGSGTASVLAPAAGVTDTLTATPAAGYTFNTWVPVTPSTLTVGSDGTFTAPGSPVTVQATFTPNTYTVAYNGDGADGGSTASQKMTYDQAAPLTANGFTFTGKQFIGWSTTPSGSPTYADQASVKNLTASAGGTVTLYARWAPAGSFQVTETGDSHVAVSSTSDATAGWVAPGSAVALTATPATGYSSAWQVVSPAGLTIAADGTFTMPSGNVVLKAASSANQYSVAFDGNGATAGTTGSQQLTYDQPAALTANGFSRTGYGFLGWATSPTGKVAYAGGQNVSNLISTSGGTVTLYAVWGRLRAVGDTVAPVVSYDFSTDKNGAVTDSSGQGNDGVWKGTATYGKGYAGLAAHVSSGSNFVQLPKVAGLTDGSGSFSFSTWWGEYGETSDTTLVSNQDASACYDAGISLYHISGTSTTRTCWGQPVNVTRQYSATSPTALQGDWHYLTVVVDRSAQTMSYYIDGALFTTSSAGQITSATNFNSGLPFTIGQDGTGAYPASVDALVDDFDFYNQALTPAQIANDYTATKPAATALPDESTVDVQPPVSTVAAGFVTDTFHAPQVRVNAPVSQPLAALWNGNAVTSYTKTGGDSWLSVDAHGVVSGTAPGTAPQHPGTITVQATDGTVTSSITVEVPVLAAGDAPQLATATWNLWDAGTHVDDAQLKDLTVIASDGLDVIGVQEDGGTVAHQLAQALGWYDYEGAGGLGIVSAYPISMSGVVAATTASPAIGVTVNVGGRNVRVWDAALDESAYGPEQACATAGTTASAIVAAEQASTRYAQAKAIAGAIAPDVAAAGATPVLFLGDLASPSSADWTAATAASHCGIGAVTWPVPDALRGAGLTDSFRAANPDPAAVPGNTWSPIVSTNPATGATEPHDRIDYVDYAGADVHVLGSNTLVAGWPSATNVNANAWTSDHTAVVTALTLGSPLPATPAPVVSVAKNSLAYQAGHGPSTDDLAGAIGATSDTSGASIAVDSSHVDFGAVGYYTVLVTASQGGYVSDPVAVTVQVVPVVTITVAQNSVSVAGPGLTQAAVLDGLVGALNVHGTINADLSHVNAGVVGSYPVTVTGTDDYGFTATASATVVITSPDAPPVVTTAVTPGAADGQNGWYVSGPTIAAAATGDTAGAAPSIEYQSGDGSWTPYTAPVAVPDGDWTYQFRATDGAGVTSAPVSVPVRVDRAAPATTASFAPGATIIAPVTVTLTAADAISGVAGTQYQIGSGAWTAYTQPFTVTPTFADQTVSYRSTDVAGNVEATGHLVIPAITPIPPTITTTATSPQYGTAAVVKVTVSSPGLPATGTITLTEGTTPRGTATLATDGTATFTLPPGLAAGTHVLSAGYSGSNLLTPEYQTLTVTVTLPQAWSPSAVYNTGAKVSYQGNEYTASYYTKNETPGSPTGAWQEIILTEAGTAVWTPSRIFTTGDLAVYQGKTFKAGWYTRNQQPGDPTGPWQEQAPPGPNGIAPWTPTTIYNSGDQVTYQGTVYRAQWYTRDQVPGAAGGPWKKVG